The following coding sequences are from one Musa acuminata AAA Group cultivar baxijiao chromosome BXJ1-6, Cavendish_Baxijiao_AAA, whole genome shotgun sequence window:
- the LOC103987493 gene encoding cystathionine gamma-synthase 1, chloroplastic isoform X1, with translation MRSPSSTLTMAISSALCLPSTPHSKPYFSAADCRSSDSGARPRIEMPAASSLRGGRASPLILRFPPNFVRQLSIKARRNCCNIGVAQIAAASWSNDPPAFEGPRSAASSDASAVPEAAGSDGSTHVGGGVDHSGVDLGVPGVQEAKASVVAKTAALFSSDGSLAVHAGERLGRGITTDGITTPVVNTSAYWFSNSDELIDFKEKRHASFEYGRYGNPTTQALEEKMSALERAESTLFVSSGMYASVAMFSALVPAGGHIVTTNDCYRKTRIFIESELPKMGISATVIDPADTESLKSTLEQNNVTLFFTESPTNPFLRCIDIELVSRLCHNNGALVCIDATFASPVNQKALALGADLILHSATKFIAGHNDVIGGCISGSEELISKIRLYHNVVGGVLNPNAAYMILRGMKTLHLRVQNQNSTALRMAQLLEEHPKIIRVYYPGLPSHPEHHIAKRQMTGFGGVVSFEIAGDLSTTKKFLDSLKIPYIAPSFGGCESIVDQPAIMSYWDLSRPERTAKYGIKDNLVRFSFGVEGFEDLKADILQALEKI, from the exons ATGCGGTCGCCGTCCTCTACGCTCACAATGGCCATCTCCTCCGCCCTCTGCCTCCCGTCGACACCACACTCTAAACCCTACTTCTCTGCCGCCGACTGCCGCTCGTCCGACTCCGGCGCTCGGCCACGCATCGAAATGCCCGCCGCCTCTTCCCTCCGCGGTGGCCGCGCCTCTCCGTTGATCCTCCGGTTTCCCCCCAATTTCGTGCGCCAGTTAAGCATCAAGGCGCGCCGGAACTGTTGCAACATAGGGGTCGCGCAGATCGCGGCGGCTTCGTGGTCGAATGACCCTCCGGCCTTCGAGGGTCCACGCTCCGCTGCCTCGTCGGACGCTTCTGCGGTTCCCGAGGCGGCGGGGTCGGATGGTTCCACCCACGTTGGTGGTGGAGTCGATCATAGTGGTGTAGATTTGGGTGTTCCGGGAGTGCAGGAAGCGAAAGCCTCTGTCGTTGCAAAGACCGCAGCGTTATTCAGCTCTGATGGGAGCCTTGCGGTTCATGCTG GTGAGAGACTTGGGCGTGGTATAACCACAGATGGCATTACCACCCCGGTTGTTAATACTTCAGCCTACTGGTTCAGCAACTCAGATGAGTTGATTGACTTCAAG GAAAAAAGACATGCTAGTTTTGAATATGGTCGCTATGGGAACCCAACCACACAGGCATTGGAGGAGAAGATGAG TGCGCTAGAGAGAGCTGAATCAACCTTGTTTGTTTCATCTGGCATGTATGCCAGTGTAGCTATGTTCTCGGCTTTGGTTCCTGCTGGTGGGCATATTGTGACCACCAATGACTGTTACAGGAAGACCAGAATTTTCATTGAAAGTGAACTTCCAAAGATGGGAATTTCG GCAACTGTCATTGATCCTGCTGATACTGAGTCCCTAAAAAGCACATTGGAACAAAATAAT GTAACTCTTTTCTTCACAGAATCTCCAACTAATCCATTCCTCAGATGTATTGATATTGAGTTGGTTTCGCGACTTTGCCATAACAATGGTGCATTGGTTTGCATAGATGCCACTTTTGCATCACCTGTTAATCAGAAGGCTTTAGCTTTAGGGGCTGACCTAATATTGCATTCTGCCACAAAATTTATTGCTGGTCACAATGAT GTCATTGGAGGTTGCATTAGTGGTTCTGAGGAGCTAATCTCCAAAATCCGGCTCTATCATAATGTTGTTGGTGGTGTCCTTAATCCT AATGCCGCATATATGATCCTCAGAGGTATGAAGACGCTGCATCTGCGTGTACAGAATCAAAATAGTACAGCATTGAGGATGGCCCAACTTTTGGAGGAGCATCCTAAG ATAATCCGTGTCTATTATCCTGGCCTGCCAAGTCATCCAGAACATCACATTGCCAAGCGTCAAATGACTGGTTTTGGTGGCGTGGTCAGTTTTGAG ATAGCTGGTGACTTGAGCACTACCAAGaagtttcttgattctttgaagaTACCTTACATTGCTCCATCATTTGGAGGCTGTGAAAGTATCGTCGATCAACCTGCCATCATGTCTTACTG GGACCTCAGCAGACCGGAAAGAACAGCCAAGTATGGGATCAAGGACAACCTGGTTAGGTTCAGTTTTGGGGTTGAGGGTTTTGAGGACTTGAAGGCTGACATCCTTCAGGCCTTGGAGAAGATCTAA
- the LOC103987493 gene encoding cystathionine gamma-synthase 1, chloroplastic isoform X2: MRSPSSTLTMAISSALCLPSTPHSKPYFSAADCRSSDSGARPRIEMPAASSLRGGRASPLILRFPPNFVRQLSIKARRNCCNIGVAQIAAASWSNDPPAFEGPRSAASSDASAVPEAAGSDGSTHVGGGVDHSGVDLGVPGVQEAKASVVAKTAALFSSDGSLAVHAGERLGRGITTDGITTPVVNTSAYWFSNSDELIDFKEKRHASFEYGRYGNPTTQALEEKMSVAMFSALVPAGGHIVTTNDCYRKTRIFIESELPKMGISATVIDPADTESLKSTLEQNNVTLFFTESPTNPFLRCIDIELVSRLCHNNGALVCIDATFASPVNQKALALGADLILHSATKFIAGHNDVIGGCISGSEELISKIRLYHNVVGGVLNPNAAYMILRGMKTLHLRVQNQNSTALRMAQLLEEHPKIIRVYYPGLPSHPEHHIAKRQMTGFGGVVSFEIAGDLSTTKKFLDSLKIPYIAPSFGGCESIVDQPAIMSYWDLSRPERTAKYGIKDNLVRFSFGVEGFEDLKADILQALEKI, encoded by the exons ATGCGGTCGCCGTCCTCTACGCTCACAATGGCCATCTCCTCCGCCCTCTGCCTCCCGTCGACACCACACTCTAAACCCTACTTCTCTGCCGCCGACTGCCGCTCGTCCGACTCCGGCGCTCGGCCACGCATCGAAATGCCCGCCGCCTCTTCCCTCCGCGGTGGCCGCGCCTCTCCGTTGATCCTCCGGTTTCCCCCCAATTTCGTGCGCCAGTTAAGCATCAAGGCGCGCCGGAACTGTTGCAACATAGGGGTCGCGCAGATCGCGGCGGCTTCGTGGTCGAATGACCCTCCGGCCTTCGAGGGTCCACGCTCCGCTGCCTCGTCGGACGCTTCTGCGGTTCCCGAGGCGGCGGGGTCGGATGGTTCCACCCACGTTGGTGGTGGAGTCGATCATAGTGGTGTAGATTTGGGTGTTCCGGGAGTGCAGGAAGCGAAAGCCTCTGTCGTTGCAAAGACCGCAGCGTTATTCAGCTCTGATGGGAGCCTTGCGGTTCATGCTG GTGAGAGACTTGGGCGTGGTATAACCACAGATGGCATTACCACCCCGGTTGTTAATACTTCAGCCTACTGGTTCAGCAACTCAGATGAGTTGATTGACTTCAAG GAAAAAAGACATGCTAGTTTTGAATATGGTCGCTATGGGAACCCAACCACACAGGCATTGGAGGAGAAGATGAG TGTAGCTATGTTCTCGGCTTTGGTTCCTGCTGGTGGGCATATTGTGACCACCAATGACTGTTACAGGAAGACCAGAATTTTCATTGAAAGTGAACTTCCAAAGATGGGAATTTCG GCAACTGTCATTGATCCTGCTGATACTGAGTCCCTAAAAAGCACATTGGAACAAAATAAT GTAACTCTTTTCTTCACAGAATCTCCAACTAATCCATTCCTCAGATGTATTGATATTGAGTTGGTTTCGCGACTTTGCCATAACAATGGTGCATTGGTTTGCATAGATGCCACTTTTGCATCACCTGTTAATCAGAAGGCTTTAGCTTTAGGGGCTGACCTAATATTGCATTCTGCCACAAAATTTATTGCTGGTCACAATGAT GTCATTGGAGGTTGCATTAGTGGTTCTGAGGAGCTAATCTCCAAAATCCGGCTCTATCATAATGTTGTTGGTGGTGTCCTTAATCCT AATGCCGCATATATGATCCTCAGAGGTATGAAGACGCTGCATCTGCGTGTACAGAATCAAAATAGTACAGCATTGAGGATGGCCCAACTTTTGGAGGAGCATCCTAAG ATAATCCGTGTCTATTATCCTGGCCTGCCAAGTCATCCAGAACATCACATTGCCAAGCGTCAAATGACTGGTTTTGGTGGCGTGGTCAGTTTTGAG ATAGCTGGTGACTTGAGCACTACCAAGaagtttcttgattctttgaagaTACCTTACATTGCTCCATCATTTGGAGGCTGTGAAAGTATCGTCGATCAACCTGCCATCATGTCTTACTG GGACCTCAGCAGACCGGAAAGAACAGCCAAGTATGGGATCAAGGACAACCTGGTTAGGTTCAGTTTTGGGGTTGAGGGTTTTGAGGACTTGAAGGCTGACATCCTTCAGGCCTTGGAGAAGATCTAA